DNA sequence from the Colletotrichum destructivum chromosome 9, complete sequence genome:
AACCCCTTGGGTAGAGGCTTGCTCGAGCTACCCTTCTTCTGTGATTGTGCGGCTAGCCAACCAGCAAAATCAGgttcagcgccatcatcgaaTGGCGTCGCGCTTGCGGTGGTTTCCCTCTTCCCTGTGGAGGACTTGGTGCCGCTAGTCGGTTCTCCCCacccctcgtcgtctcccaaGTCGCCCcaggcgtcgccgccgtcatcggtgGGTTCTGGGTTGAATGCGTCCGCAACGACCGACGAAGGTGTCCGTGACatcggtggcggcggggacTTGACAGCCTGTCGATGCAAAgcagacgccgaggaagTGGTTGGTCTCCTCGCGTCTGGGCCTGGGGACGGGGTCGGCATGGGGGAGGCAGCACCCGAGCCGTTGGAAGTCTGCATCTCCCCCGCCGCTGTCGAAAGCTTGTTGGTAAATGATGAGATGGCCCAGCCGGCCCAGGAGGATGCGGAAGCCTCGTTGGGTTGCGGCGTGCTCATCCGGGGCCCTCCGGGACCTTCTGCGCCCTGGGGAGGCAGAGCCGAGTCAGGCATACTGGCCGCCGCCTTTCTGACTTTCTGCAAATACACATCCATCGTCTTACTGGCCTGGTCGCGGATcaccttctccttgtctATCAGCAACGGGCATACCGCCGGCATAATCCTGAGGGCGACATCTTCGTCGGAGAAGCATTCCCCGGTAACACCGAGAGCCATCAGTGATGCGTTGCGGGCGTGCACAAATGGATCTCGGAGGGATCTGGTAAATGCAGCAATGAGGACCTTGCTCCTCGAAGACGTGCCAAGGTTTTTGGCAATCTTTCCAAGACAGATGGTTGTGTTTGTCCGGATACCTGGCTGCTCGTCGTTCGCCGTCTTGGCGAGATACTTGAGCAGATCTCCATTGATTGTCCGATCAGAAAGTTTCGAGATAATGACAAGAACAGACTTCAAGGTTTGTTCTCGAACAACTGGGGCGGCGTCTGTGAAACCGGTGACCAGTTGCGGGAAGATTTTGTCGTTGACGACCTTCTGCGTGAGCCGATCTATCATCAGAGGCAGGCTGTCAAGAAGGCAGACACGGATGGCTCGATCGGGATTGGAGAAAAGCCGGACAACCACTGGTGTGATCTTGGAATCAAAGTCCTCGGTGGAGAGCTTGGCTGCGATTTTCATGACAATGCTGAAAGCCTTGGGTCCTCCACCCCCAAACTCAACCGACTTGATTAGTTCCGGGAGAACCTTCATCTTAAAGAAGTCCTCGGGGAAATCATCCGTTATTTGGTCAAGATCACTATCCCAGTCAGCTTCGGTTGCGTATGGCGTTCGAAGATGGGGTCACTTACTCCAGGAACTGCTCCCGCTCTGTCTCTGTCTTGACACCGAGGTTCTCGATCCCCTCTGTCAACTTGATGAGTGGGCTATCAAAGAAAGAGCCGCTGCGCTGGCCCTGCTCTAGGAAGTGACCAACGCTAACACGTGCTTTGGGATTGGGATTGACCAGACGCTTGTAGCTCTGCTGCATTGTCGGAGGGATACTCTTCGTCTGACCAGCCTGGTCAGACCCCATGAAGTCGCCATTAAAAACCTCGAATATCAAGCAACCGAAGCCGAAAGAGTCCACTGCGGAATGGGGGCTCTTTTTGATAGCTTCCCATCCGCCACGAGCAAGCTCTGGCGGCGCATATCGCCCCGAGTCGGGAACCAAACTGCCGTAGGTCTGCAGCTCGACCAGTCCGGTATTAGTAACAGTTGCGTAAAGAGCACAGCAGAAACACGCACATATATGACTGCCTCATCGTCTTTGACGTTGCTCAGCACATCGAAACCACTCATTTTCCATTCGCCACTCTCAGACGTATATATGGAGCCGACTCTGAGGTTTCCGTGTATCGATGACGCTTCGTCGTTGATAAATTTGATTGTCCGCTGGAAAACCGTAAGCGCCTAGGTTGAACACGTGTTCATCTCGACATACCGCAATACTGCTCAAGCCCCATTTGATTGTCTCCGGTGTAAGGCTCTTCCGCTTCACATGCCACCGCAGAGGCACAACTCGTTCCGTCGCAATATAAATGTACGTATCGGTCTGTAGACTGTTGTGAGGCGATGCTCCGAATAGTCGTGCGCCCGACATACCTCCACAGTATCCAACACTTTGATTACACCTGGGTGTCGTAGCGTCCTCAGCTTGCGCAAAGCATTCTTGGCTAGGGGTAGTCGGGACTTGTTGGCGACAATGTCGAAGGAAAAGATGCTACAATTGGACCCATCTTCCTATGTGAAACTGTCAGACGCCGAAAGTCGGTTGTTTTCGTGGTAGAGCTAGACGTACTCGTTTGGTGCCGTTGTTCAGCGTCCATATGGACTCGTCGATGTCTACCTTGTCACCGAAGCTGTAAGGGAACGGTGGCCCTTGGGCAATGGCAGAGGCAACCGCCGACTTAAGGAAGTTCATGTTGATCGCCGAAGATCCAGAAAGGTTCGAACAGCCAAGGTTCGGTCTATCAACAAGACAGGTCGTTTTGTCGAGAAGTCGTGGAGAGACTGCGACGTTGCAACACGCGCCAGCTGAACAGGGAGCCTCGGGCGGCGACAGGATAATGGTCCGTTTCCACTGGACAGGGAGCACTGGGCAGCAGCTTTCCTTTCCCGAGGTAGGTGCTTTTTAGGTACCTAACAGTAAAGATCCCCGCGCTAGGCTTGTTTGGATGGAGGGGTGCTACGGGCTGTAGATGATCCGTAGCCGATGTTTGGTGTGTGGGCTCGGATACATCCCCGGCCAGGTCGTTCCAGTGGAAGCGAAGCTAATATCTGGCAAGGATTACCCGGAGGTCCAGTGCACTCAAGAAACCAATCGACTTTCGTCAACCTCCACTCAAACGTAACGCGAGGCGAGAGCCTCACCAACCTGCTTCGCGACTCATCGGATTGATTATTTAGGACGCGCTCTGCGAATGCGCTGTCACGACGGAAATCGTCCACCGGTCTTTCACTTTAAGACAAAACTGGACCACAATTCAGATACCCAGAGATATCTGTTCTCGAATCCATGCAATTTTGTCGCCCGTCGACTGTTATGAAGTGGAGGGTGCGAAGGCGCGAAATCGAGCGTGGAGCCAACAGTCAAGTGAGCAACAAACCCCCGTTTTCTCTCATATATCCCATGAGATCACCTTCCCCATGCGCGGTGATGACTATTGGTAAAAGGTCCGATCGAAAAGGATTCTTCTGGGGTTGTTGACTCGTCCTGTTCCTCAAGCATGGTTTCGTTCCTTACGAACAAGGCCACGTCCTCGTCTTTGCAAAGCCTTCGCCAAGCGAAGAGCCGCGCGCTTAGCTGTGCTGCTTCAAAACCCGTAGCTTCACAGATACGGCCGAGAAGCGACATAAAGTATGGCCTAAATTTGGAGTCCTGCTTCCAGACACCTCAACGAACTGGGACCAAAGGCTAAGGCATACATTTACATGTCTGAAGAGGTCAAGACGAGGCAACAAAACCGCTGCGATCCCCAATATGAAGACTACACAAAGACTGAAAAGACCTGAGCGCGAACTATATTTTCAACATCTGGTTGCTTGAAAACAAATTTGCTTTGGTAAACATCCTGCTAACTGCCTCTCATCAGGCATCCTTCCTCACACATCTGGCCACTTCCTTCTCAACTCTCAGATCATGAGGTCAGACATACTCAACGCCCCCTGTTCTCATTTGGCCGACATCAAAGCGATATACCCAGCTGAAAACCGTGTCCCAGAAGCGTCATAGCCTGCAGTCTTTCGGCGGTGCCTTCGCTTCCGGCAATCGGAGGGGCCGCGATCTCTAGACTGGAGTAGCCCTGACAGTACCTTTACAAGTCATCTGAAGGCGTATGAGCTGATACTTGTTCAAGCTATTTACGCGACGCACTTGCACCTATCTCGTTGAGCCTTCTCTGACAAGAAGAAATTGTTGGTCCAGTAGGGTAACAGTAGCTCCGTTTGCCTAGAAAGGCTGACGGCCCATGGTTCGTTCCAGACTGAAGACTTGCCTCAGTAAGTCAAAGAAGCCCAGGTATATCCTATGAGGCTCTTCTTTGCATGGCAATGGAGTCATTCCGTCAGTTGTCGGACGAATGCATCGAGGAGGGATGCACCTCTGTTGCGCTGAATTCAAAATATTGTCTTTCCCACGGGAAGACACGCCGACGAGAAAATGGGCATAATCAATCCGGCAGTTTCAGTGCCGCAGGCGCCTCATCTAGGTCTCGATCTGAATCTAGATCAAGCAAACCTATCGTAGAGCAAGACTCACCGCAACAGGTGGGACGGACACGAACAGAAGAACAATCCAAAGGCGGTCAGTCGCGCCAGTGGCGCAGGAGCTCTCGGGGCGAGTCGAATCCCGTTCCTTCGACACACTTCCAGGCAACCGTCAGAAAGTCCAATCTTCCGCCAGACCTTGTTGGCAGAATTTCCTTGACAGCTAGAAAGTCGACCCATTCCCCGGTTTCGTCCAAAAGGCGGACAGAAATGGCAACTACGAACCTTAATACCAACTCCGCGAGCATATACACTGGTGGATCTGGCTCGCCGACTACCCACCAACGTACTGCCACAGGAGCTTTCAACCCTTTCCAATCATTCATCAACACAGGCCACACGTCGTCCCCCAACAACACGAAACCATACTTCAGGAGCCAGTCAACCCACGAGATGCCAATGGATTCCGGAGCTGTAGCTCATCGACACCAGATACGGGCTGCGCAAGGTGGTCTCAGGTCGGAGATTAGTTCGTTGAACATCAATCCGGTTACACAGCCCTCCCAAGCCTCCCAAGCCCCCCCACCATCTATGGGAACACGCGTTGATGGCAACGGCACGTCTGTCACCGGCAAGACCAGTGGTCATTGGGTTACCGGGGGCCGCAAAATCGAATCCGTTGCAGAAAGCTCCATCTCGGGGCCTACGTCATCCGGGAAGAGGAGCTTTGATTCCATGCCATATGTCAGAACCAGCCGTTTGCCACCTTCAATGCAGTTGAAGTCTGCACCGTCAGCTTTGCGATCAGCTTCGACCAGCAAGCGGAAGAGAaacagcagaagacccgaaTCAACATCACCGTCAACTTCGCCAGATGAGACCGATGGAGACGAAGCACAAGTATCTCCGCGCGTACACAAGAGCAATGCTACACAAGGTCATACCCTACGGTGGGAAGGGACGAACGGGTTTCTCACAGGAGCAGCGCTCAATCCTATCTCGTTGGGCTCttccgaggacgaggacgaggaagatgccaTGACTAGCGATGGGAAACCGTGGCGGACGAAGCCTTCCTGTGGGCAAAGTCAGAATGCTGCCTTTTCCGCGGAAAGTCAACACCTCGGCAATGAGAATCGACCGTTGATTACTGGTAGATTTGACCAACAAAGAACGGAGACAAATCGGTTACGGAAGAGGTTGAACTGTGAAGAGCGCCGGTTCCAGCTGTGCGCAACCTTCGATTCTGCCAAGTTCGACGCAATGGTGTacggccaggccgacgcTGCAAGCCCTCCCGAGGGGGTCGTGGTTCCGACGGCTCCAATTAATGCTTCAACGAACACCCCGTCCTCGGGCGAAAATCCTGAGCAGCTCTACATGAAGTTCGATCCTCGGATCCATTGGCCACACAACCGCTCCAACGAGTGGTACAAACTCAAGATGGAAGAGATCAAGGCCCGAGGTGGACGTAAGGCCAACTTCGGTAAAGCAGCCCAACGCATGCGGCAGCAGAGGCTGGAGGCGGAGCGGCGtgccgaggaagagacgTGGGCAAATGAACAAGGCGCATCAGTTTCGACCAACAAGCAGCCCCAGCCGTGGTCTCACCACAGATATATGGATTTCGGCGACGTTCCCCAGGAGGAGCTGCCGGCGTATGTCCGCAAGAATCCGGAATGGATGCACGCGACGGCATGGATGCGAGAGAACCGCGAGCAGAATCTGCGCAGAAATAGAGAAGCGGCTGCACTGCGCGCAGCCGGTCTACCTTGGGAGCATCTTTTTCCTCGGAGCGGTCGCTGAATTAAAACCAGGGCAAAAGGAATGGCATGCTACtgcaagagagagagagagagagagagagagagagtaaaTGGCACTTAGCATGGAGTTGGGGCTGGCTTTGGTTTCCTTATCTTTCTCTCAATTGAAGATACCTGGGCCTCGCCGCGATGGCCTGGTCTATACACAAATACGATTATGGGGTGCATACAAGGAAATTGTCAATTTCGTGGCTCCTTGACTGACGCAAGAGTAAACACTTTGTTCGATGTTGACAAACATATTTGCAAGAGTCTGAAGAACTCAATCATGCCCAATGTCACGGCCTATCGTCATATCGTTGAACCTAGGGAGGGACTGATGCGAGATTGGACGAAGCTCTGTATCAGTGTGCGTCCTTCATCGAAGCCCTGTATTAGTAGGGTGTCCTCTGAGCTTCAAGTCGGGCTTGGTTTGCTGTACCCCCCCACCGCTGTATTACCACATGGTCACCAAGGAAAACGGGGTTCAGTCTTCTCTGTTTCTCTCCTATTAAACACTTCTTTTTGCTTTCCTCTCTTCTCGAGGTTCTTTGTCTACAACATTTTTTTCAATTTCACATTGTGGCAAGCAAACTCGGCGAAGCTCGGCAAGTGATGCATCTTCTTCGACACCCGCCGATCCAGCACTGTCGCAAGTGATCCACCTCACCGGCCCGCAGCGGTATTGAACAGCTTCACTTTTGCTTGACAGACGCGACTTTGCCGACCGCCAACACACCTAGTTACAGCAGCAAGCAAACCCGCCAGCAATCGGCCGCCACTGACAGTCAACCCAAACATCAATCATCCTTAACGGGAGAAAGCAgcttcatcatggccgcTTCCCAGCTCCCCCTTGAGACGCTATTCACTTGGGCCATGTTCAATAACGtagacctcgtcgacgtcgaagcGCGCGAGATTCCCGGCTGCGGCCTCGGATTGATATCCAACAAGGATCTCAGCCGCGATGAGGAGACATTGGACACATCTAGTCTGCTGAGGATCCCTCATGAGTTGGTATTGtctgccgaggccgtcgagaactacgccaaggtcgacaagaaCTTTCGCCAAttgctcgacgccgccgggcaCAAGGTACAAACACGACCCTCTATTGCGGTTTCCAACCACCTCACAATGACTGACCTACGATGCAGTCGACCCGGCATGACATATGCCTTTATCTCCTCACGCAAAAGGTTCTTTCGGAGCGGCTTAAGACGTCTTTGCAGGGTGGCGtgtcgacgccctggaccGAGTACGTCAAGTATCTGCCTCCACGGGTGCCTGTCCCAACCCTTTGGACAGAGCAGGAACGCGACATGTTGCAAGGCACATCCCTCGAAGTAAGTCTCTTCCTGTACTTGTCTATCTATCGCAGTCGGGTGCTTTTTCTCTCACAAGCATTTCCCCAATCTTCGCCGGCCATTCGGCAGGATCCATTCAGTCCGGAAAACCCTCAGTCTATGTCATTTCACATCACGTCATAACTTCCATGTCACTGGGTGGCCAATGTATAAGTCCATTGGCATACAGTATTCCCAGTCAACGGCGCTCAACCCCACTAGCCAAGGTGTTTGCGGCTAAAGAGAGGCGACTCGTCGTACCAGACGCAGCGGCCATCGTACAAGGGTCACTTTCTGATGGACACTagtcggcgacggccgccaaAATCGTTGCCTTGACTGACGAGTTCGACGGGCTCCGCGAGACATCCTCCACGTTAACTTTCTGGAACGAACTGTTTTGGGAGAGCGAAAAGATCTCTCTGATTGACTGGGTTCGGGTCGACGCATGGTTTCGCTCCCGATGCCTGGAGCTTCCCAAGTCGGGCGAGGCCATGGTCCCGGTCCTGGACTTGGCAAATCACTCGTCCGAGGCCAATGCGTACTACGAAGAAAACGGCAAGGACGAGGTGGTTCTGCTCCTGCGACCCGGATGCAGGGTCTCGTCTGGGGAAGAGATGACAATCTCGTACGGTGATGCAAAATCCGGGGCAGAGATGCTGTTCAGCTACGGGTTCATAGACCCCGTGTCAGCCGCTGACCGCATGACGCTGCCCTTAATGCCTCTCGAAGATGACCCCCTCGGCAAGGCGAAGCTGCACATCTTCAAAGGGCCCCCGACTGTGGAGTTCGTCCGGACGAATGGGTCCTTCAGCTGGGAGAGCCCCTTTGCCTATATCATGTGTCTcaacgaagaagacggccttTTGTTTCGCGTCCTGCAGGACACTGATGGTTCACGTGAGCTAAGGCTGTTCTGGCAAGAGGAAGATGTGACAGCGACCACAACATCCTTCGACCAACACATCAACGGCCACCCGCTTGCTCAGATTTTCCGTCTTCGAGTGGTTACCATCTTGCAAGATCTGGCAGTCGCTCAGCTGGAGCGATTGAATATTGCCGCTCCCCTGGAACATCTGGACGAGTCTAAGAACGAAGGAGGTCTCGTTAACAAGGCGTGCATCAGCGCAGCTAGTACGCTGAGGGGCCAAGAGACCGTCTTATTGGAAACCGCCGTGGAGGCTTTGGAAGAGCAGGTAAGTTCCCTTTCTTCGTCGAcatgcctctctctctctctcccccccccctctctctctccacaGAGTGTCGGAGCTGCAGTCGAATCTTACGATGCTCTGCCCACTTCCCTACTCAGCCGCTTTGCTCGAGGCGTCTGCATTCCTTCTGTATTTCCCCGATGTCTTTTGCCCTGGgtcccttccccctccgTCCTCCGCCCCAACTGGTTGCTCGTTTCCCCGCGCGTGGTGCCAAGGCTAACAAGGATGGGCGATGTGCCCCAATCTTGCCTTGCAGAAAACACAACTTCTTGCAGATGAAAACGTGGTGGCTTATCTCGGATCGATGGAAGATACCCAAAACGACCTAGCCGAAGAAGAATCGTCcaatgacgaggaggacttCAGTTAGAGAGGGAGGGCTAGGCAAAGTCGCTGCCGGGTCGATCCATTTCGGCACTCGCGACATTGGGCGGACGTTTCCACTCAGAAGCCTCAAGGCCTTGACCCAACTCCGCACAATGAGCCTGTCGTAACGGGCGATACGTAGTAGTTCGCCTCAGAAACATAGTGTGCCGTCCATCACCGATTCTTTATTGTGAGTAATTCGGCACGTGAGTGATGCGGGTAATAACGGAGTGTCTCCGATTGCCCCGCGTTTGGCATCCCTCTCGCAGGTGTAGGTTAGACAGTCGACACAACATCAGCAGCTGGGAACTGACGACACAGTTTTCTGCCAGCCATAATGATAGTGtccaacgtcgtcggcagTGGCCCCGAGCCGAGTTTGTCTTATCTGAATTCTCTTCAGCTGAAAATGCTCTCAGCGAGGGAGCCGACCCTCCCCGCGTCTCAATAGGCTCAGACATGATGGTCTTGGCAAACGGCAGCCCTCGTGGCTGTACCTACATGCAAAAGAGATCGACGTAGCTTGGCCATGTCCGGAACGGACCTTGACAAACAAGCTGAAAGCTGTGGTTGATTTGCAGCAGAATGATACCCGCGGCGGGAAGGTGACATTTCTGGCTGAACTCGAGACCCTTGCGAGAGTGACTCAAAGAGACATACAgaaacacacacatacacacacacacacacacacttttGTTTTGGGCAGGGAGCTGTGGGGGAGGGTACGCTGAGCGATGGGTGATTTGCGCCAGTCTCGCCCTGTCCTTGCATCATGCATGAAAGGGCCCATCACGGTGTGAAGCGCGGCAGTCCGGCTTGCATGGACACATGGTCCCAACACAACACGCCGTTTTGCTGTTTCCTAATGTTCCCGACTACGTATGCATCTCAACTCAACGAGTATATACGTTGGTAAAGAACCTTGCGCGCACCCAGAG
Encoded proteins:
- a CDS encoding Putative SET domain-containing protein, with product MAASQLPLETLFTWAMFNNVDLVDVEAREIPGCGLGLISNKDLSRDEETLDTSSLLRIPHELVLSAEAVENYAKVDKNFRQLLDAAGHKSTRHDICLYLLTQKVLSERLKTSLQGGVSTPWTEYVKYLPPRVPVPTLWTEQERDMLQGTSLESATAAKIVALTDEFDGLRETSSTLTFWNELFWESEKISLIDWVRVDAWFRSRCLELPKSGEAMVPVLDLANHSSEANAYYEENGKDEVVLLLRPGCRVSSGEEMTISYGDAKSGAEMLFSYGFIDPVSAADRMTLPLMPLEDDPLGKAKLHIFKGPPTVEFVRTNGSFSWESPFAYIMCLNEEDGLLFRVLQDTDGSRELRLFWQEEDVTATTTSFDQHINGHPLAQIFRLRVVTILQDLAVAQLERLNIAAPLEHLDESKNEGGLVNKACISAASTLRGQETVLLETAVEALEEQKTQLLADENVVAYLGSMEDTQNDLAEEESSNDEEDFS
- a CDS encoding Putative protein kinase domain, armadillo-like helical — encoded protein: MNFLKSAVASAIAQGPPFPYSFGDKVDIDESIWTLNNGTKREDGSNCSIFSFDIVANKSRLPLAKNALRKLRTLRHPGVIKVLDTVETDTYIYIATERVVPLRWHVKRKSLTPETIKWGLSSIARTIKFINDEASSIHGNLRVGSIYTSESGEWKMSGFDVLSNVKDDEAVIYTYGSLVPDSGRYAPPELARGGWEAIKKSPHSAVDSFGFGCLIFEVFNGDFMGSDQAGQTKSIPPTMQQSYKRLVNPNPKARVSVGHFLEQGQRSGSFFDSPLIKLTEGIENLGVKTETEREQFLDDLDQITDDFPEDFFKMKVLPELIKSVEFGGGGPKAFSIVMKIAAKLSTEDFDSKITPVVVRLFSNPDRAIRVCLLDSLPLMIDRLTQKVVNDKIFPQLVTGFTDAAPVVREQTLKSVLVIISKLSDRTINGDLLKYLAKTANDEQPGIRTNTTICLGKIAKNLGTSSRSKVLIAAFTRSLRDPFVHARNASLMALGVTGECFSDEDVALRIMPAVCPLLIDKEKVIRDQASKTMDVYLQKVRKAAASMPDSALPPQGAEGPGGPRMSTPQPNEASASSWAGWAISSFTNKLSTAAGEMQTSNGSGAASPMPTPSPGPDARRPTTSSASALHRQAVKSPPPPMSRTPSSVVADAFNPEPTDDGGDAWGDLGDDEGWGEPTSGTKSSTGKRETTASATPFDDGAEPDFAGWLAAQSQKKGSSSKPLPKGLAKSSTAAAKKPLVAKPAAKPVVAKKIDMKPKQAEDDDDGWGDGW